In Ipomoea triloba cultivar NCNSP0323 chromosome 7, ASM357664v1, a single genomic region encodes these proteins:
- the LOC116024010 gene encoding uncharacterized protein LOC116024010 isoform X3, producing MAKSTKGIEGSQDLASSIVNNHKCSGTSKLICLDSDNESEDGSEFFAPKKNDNIGFAVEMERGSKLSTGFIQSTCFLGDIRDIMKTRRIMKGQEQK from the exons ATGGCTAAATCCACCAAGGGCATTGAGGGTTCACAAGACCTAGCTTCCTCAATTGTGAACAATCATAAATGTTCAG GAACTAGTAAGTTGATTTGTTTGGATTCTGACAATGAGTCTGAGGATGGTAGTGAGTTTTTTGCCCCAAAAAAGAATGACAACATTGGTTTCGCTGTTGAAATGGAACGTGGATCAAAATTGAGCACTGGATTTATTCAGTCCACATGTTTTCTTG GAGATATCAGGGATATCATGAAGACAAGGAGGATCATGAAGGGACAAGAACAAAAATGA
- the LOC116024010 gene encoding uncharacterized protein LOC116024010 isoform X1 — protein MIYFTVGPSVVEETPISEKSRFDFPMAKSTKGIEGSQDLASSIVNNHKCSGTSKLICLDSDNESEDGSEFFAPKKNDNIGFAVEMERGSKLSTGFIQSTCFLGDIRDIMKTRRIMKGQEQK, from the exons ATGATATACTTTACAGTAG GACCATCTGTGGTTGAGGAGACACCCATATCTGAGAAATCAAGATTCGATTTTCCAATGGCTAAATCCACCAAGGGCATTGAGGGTTCACAAGACCTAGCTTCCTCAATTGTGAACAATCATAAATGTTCAG GAACTAGTAAGTTGATTTGTTTGGATTCTGACAATGAGTCTGAGGATGGTAGTGAGTTTTTTGCCCCAAAAAAGAATGACAACATTGGTTTCGCTGTTGAAATGGAACGTGGATCAAAATTGAGCACTGGATTTATTCAGTCCACATGTTTTCTTG GAGATATCAGGGATATCATGAAGACAAGGAGGATCATGAAGGGACAAGAACAAAAATGA
- the LOC116024010 gene encoding uncharacterized protein LOC116024010 isoform X2 produces the protein MIYFTVGPSVVEETPISEKSRFDFPMAKSTKGIEGSQDLASSIVNNHKCSGTSKLICLDSDNESEDGSEFFAPKKNDNIGFAVEMERGSKLSTGFIQSTCFLGTLC, from the exons ATGATATACTTTACAGTAG GACCATCTGTGGTTGAGGAGACACCCATATCTGAGAAATCAAGATTCGATTTTCCAATGGCTAAATCCACCAAGGGCATTGAGGGTTCACAAGACCTAGCTTCCTCAATTGTGAACAATCATAAATGTTCAG GAACTAGTAAGTTGATTTGTTTGGATTCTGACAATGAGTCTGAGGATGGTAGTGAGTTTTTTGCCCCAAAAAAGAATGACAACATTGGTTTCGCTGTTGAAATGGAACGTGGATCAAAATTGAGCACTGGATTTATTCAGTCCACATGTTTTCTTG GAACTCTTTGTTAA